The proteins below come from a single Benincasa hispida cultivar B227 chromosome 4, ASM972705v1, whole genome shotgun sequence genomic window:
- the LOC120076886 gene encoding selenoprotein H, producing MAPRKRSKNQEDEPAAEKLAPASSRVTRSSARLAANSKADSAVDEAVTESAKSKKAKRAPKENGKVKEVENEGVEVDAALEKLDKDGKNRTVVIEHCKQCQSFKKRAIQVQNGLENGVPGITVMLNPDTPRRGCFEIRSEDGEKFISLLDMKRPFTRMKELDMEEVISDIIEKIKG from the exons ATGGCGCCCAGGAAGCGAAGCAAGAACCAAGAAGACGAGCCGGCGGCGGAGAAGCTGGCCCCGGCGTCTTCGAGGGTGACTCGGAGCTCGGCTCGGCTGGCGGCGAACTCTAAGGCTGATTCGGCGGTGGATGAGGCTGTGACTGAGTCGGCGAAGAGTAAGAAGGCGAAACGTGCTCCGAAGGAGAATGGCAAGGTGAAAGAGGTTGAAAATGAAGGGGTGGAAGTTGATGCTGCTTTGGAGAAACTTGACAAGGATGGGAAGAACAGAACGGTTGTGATTGAACATTG CAAACAGTGCCAATCATTCAAGAAAAGGGCCATCCAGGTGCAAAATGGTCTGGAGAATGGTGTTCCTGGAATCACTGTGATGCTTAACCCTGATACG CCAAGAAGGGGTTGCTTTGAAATCCGGAGTGAAGATGGCGAGAAGTTTATCAGTCTTCTG GACATGAAGCGACCTTTTACTCGCATGAAGGAACTGGACATGGAAGAAGTCATTTCAGACATCATTGAGAAGATAAAAGGATGA
- the LOC120075976 gene encoding fasciclin-like arabinogalactan protein 3, translating into MMKNKNPSPSSSVLSFTLFLLFFFLFSSSSSVSAFNITRLLNQFPEFGAFNEYLTKTHLFEQINTRQTITVLALDNATVSAIAGNSLDVIKQILGAHVILDYYDVAKMKKLSTDKTTVLTTMFQSTGDAVNQQGFLKIVLNKRGQIEFGSAAKGAPLSAKLVKPVASQPYNISVLQVSAPIVIPGIGVYNLPPPAPEAPYVAPVEAPGPSADAPAPADDDDAADSPSDAPSPASKAPEPAADAPDAPVSSPPKMADEDDADAPGPADDAAASDDSTSEGSRGQIGGAGVVVAGLVALWLNF; encoded by the coding sequence atgatgaaaaataaaaaccctaGCCCCTCTTCTTCTGTCCTCTCTTTCActttatttcttctcttcttcttcctcttctcttcttcctcctctgtTTCAGCCTTCAACATCACAAGACTCCTAAATCAATTCCCTGAATTTGGAGCTTTCAATGAATACCTCACAAAAACTCATCTCTTCGAACAAATCAATACTCGTCAAACCATCACCGTTCTCGCTCTCGATAACGCCACCGTCTCTGCCATCGCCGGAAATTCTTTAGATGTTATTAAACAGATTCTCGGAGCTCATGTTATTCTTGATTATTACGATGTTGCAAAGATGAAGAAGCTTTCAACTGATAAAACTACTGTACTTACTACTATGTTTCAATCCACTGGCGACGCTGTGAATCAGCAAGGTTTCTTGAAAATTGTTCTTAATAAAAGAGGTCAAATCGAATTCGGATCTGCAGCCAAAGGCGCTCCTCTTAGTGCTAAGCTTGTGAAACCTGTTGCTTCTCAGCCTTATAATATCTCTGTTTTGCAAGTTAGTGCTCCCATTGTGATCCCTGGCATTGGTGTTTACAATTTGCCGCCTCCTGCTCCTGAAGCACCGTATGTAGCGCCGGTTGAGGCTCCGGGTCCGTCAGCTGATGCTCCGGCGCCGGCGGATGATGATGATGCTGCTGATTCCCCGTCTGATGCTCCTTCACCGGCGTCCAAGGCACCGGAACCGGCGGCGGATGCGCCTGATGCACCGGTGAGTTCTCCTCCGAAGATGGCTGATGAGGATGATGCAGATGCACCGGGTCCAGCCGATGACGCTGCCGCGTCGGACGATTCGACTTCGGAGGGTTCACGGGGACAAATCGGAGGCGCCGGAGTTGTGGTGGCTGGATTGGTGGCTCTTTGGTTgaatttctaa